In Rhodamnia argentea isolate NSW1041297 chromosome 1, ASM2092103v1, whole genome shotgun sequence, the genomic window ttttttcccttcggaattcatttattattaaattaccGACTTGGGGGATTGTTGATGTTTGCAAATCTTCTAATGGCATGCTCAAATAATCAGCATTCGAGCTTTGAGATTGATAGAGAGTCAGAGTGCTCAGATAAAACAAAATCTGAATTTTCAGGCCTGGGTCACCATTTAGGGAATAATTTTATGCCAATTGTTGCACATATGTGACtgaataaaaaaactaaaaacagaATTAGTGCTCTGGCTTTTGAACCAGCTGGATTTCAAGGCTCCCCCTTATCTCATCTTGTCTTTTCTAACTGTATACCCAATTTCGGGAATACGGGATCATACTTTGATCTTTTGTTGCAAGTTACATTTTTCCCTATTGTTTCGTGTCATAAGCATAAGCTGTTCCAGTTTATGGTTAGTAAGTTTTGGCAGGTGCTGCTCTTGAACTTGCAAATACAGTTCCtgcttgttcttttgtttctaaTGATGTTGGCTCTTGAACTTGCAAATACGGTTCCTGCTTGTTCTTATGTTTCTTTTGTTGTGCTCTTGAACTTTGTGAAGGCATTTTTGGCCCGCTGGCGCACTGGGAAAGTGGGAactgaattttgtttttgtaaatTCTGGAATCTGATTAATTAGAACCTGAAAGCAGTTTCATTAGCAATGAATTACAAGAGAACATGCATGACTGACGGCCTAATTGATCCTATGACTTGTGTCTTTTATTTCTTGAATCACATGGATCTTTtagttgtatttttttattggccATTTACGCCAACTGCTTATGCTGCAGGCCTTTTGGTAGCTCATAAAATCTAACAGAACTGTCCCCTTCACTTTTGTAGAATGCCCGAGAATTCACTAAGAGGTTCAAAATAACAGAGAAAGGAGAGGCCGTGGTGGCTCGCCGATTACACTAAACTGAAAATTTTGGAGATCCGAGATTTTAAATCGTTGTCCTCTCCAATGATGATCTGCTGGAAGCTTCATGGCGGCCAGGAAGCACTAGATTTCTATGGCAGAGACAAGTTCGTATGTACTTAGAGGaggatttttgttttctttcaatttgatgTCAGCAATTTTTTTGTGGTTGTAAATTGAAACAACCGATACGTCAAGAAATTCATCGAATGGTTTTTCTTTTATCCAAATTACCTACATTCTTTTGGAGTTGATTCCCCTACATACAAACAGAAACAAGaactctgcttcttcttcttttttcccatggAATTTATTTGCTCGAAAACTTAGATTGACCCTGACCCTTCATATAAGAAGTTGCACAGGTTTTTGTTCCACTTGTATTTCATAAGTTGGTACGTCGACAGAGTTTACTTTATAAGGTGCCGTATGGCGCCTAGGTTATGCTAAATTCTCTTCCTTGCTCGCCGGTTTCAATTTTGGCAGCTGAAGCTCGAGAGATTATAAATGGAATATGTCGTGGAGATTAACAAAATAACTTGAATATGCAGAGCTTGGTGCATTTCAAGACAATCAAATGGAAGAACCTGAACGACCGAAGGAAATCGAATCGAGCTGGCATTGCAGATCCGATTGGAAATTTAAGAATGACCGAGCTCTGAGCTAGATCATGGCTCGCGTTGCGATCTTGCTCTCGGTGGTCTATAAACAGCATGTGATACTTGCGCCTTTGGAGGATGATTAGAAAGTTGATAAGCCAAACACGTCACTGATGCcgacatattctgaatcgaaaGATATTCGTGGAACCATCATTCTGCTcctatttatttcctttttcaacttttctgtTCTGCTCTCTGTCTGAACCTTGTTTTCATGGATTAATTGTCGCAAACCTTGCGCGTGACTCTGTTACAAGATCGCACACAACCGGCACATGACATGGTCCAAAACGGAGTTAAGAATGACGCCCTTCCCTTCGAAACTCGGCAACACGCACGAGTAAATGATCCAAATTCAGTACTTCATGATCCTCAAGAGCGGAAAATCACCCAACGACATATGGATGCTGAAATCCCTGTTTTGAAAAAGTTCAGGCACATATTGGGTCATCAAAGGTGTGCCACAACGTTAATAGGGGTTCCGGAGGTTCATTTCGGTTCGACTTGGACTACATATTTACactgaaaaatccaaaacaGTTAGGCACATGTCGTATtcatccctaaattatttttctcgtCTCAAAAagcctcaaaccggtacaccccgAATGCGACACAAAATATCTCAAACCTATAAACGGGGCATGGGTTTATCAGTTTGGGATTCTCTGTGACACGAAAATTTTATTGAAGGTAAATGAGGCATTGGTGTACCATTTCGTAGTTTTTTGTGgcatgaaaattagtttggaggtAAATGTGGCACGTATACACCAATTTTTGCGACTTTTGTGGCACGAAAATTAGTTTAAATAAATTTGAGGTACATGTGGCATTGATACATAAATTCtaggtttttggtggtatttaGCCCGATATTTAAAATGCAACACGACACCATGGTTGGGAAGACTTTAGCCGAAAGATCAACGAACCTAAGAATGACatcccaaaccaaaaaaaaaaaaaaatgctatgttCTTTCTATGTGATCAACTGGTTCGATTTTAAACCATCAATGCTAAGTCCACATTCACATATACAAGAAATCAAATGTGGTACTAGTTGTTGAAATGCTGCTCAGTTAATGAAGGAACTGAAGCTTTAGAGATCAGAAGCACTTAAAAGATAGGGACAAGGAAAATCAGCAAGTGATGTAAATTTTCTCAGCCATATTTGAACTAAATTACATGGTCCAACTTAAAGCTTAGCTCTCTTGTATATTCCGACTTTCCTCCACGCGTCAAATTATATATGCTGCATGATATACATCACTAATCCAAGTTCTAAACTAGGCATTGTTTGGCTGGATCTCTATGCCTTTATTCATGGCCTTGCTATTCTTCCTCGTGAAGAGCATCTCAATTTCTTCCAAGGACTTCCCTTTTGTCTCAggcaaaaagaaatagaagaatcCCAGAGCCAGCACGGACACGCAAGCAAACATGAAGAAGCTCCCGCCGATGGTTATGGCTTTCGATATCGAGAGAAAGCTCATTGACACGGCTGCGTTCATGAGCCGATTCACCGCGACGCCGATGCTCACCCCCCGAGCTCTCAGCTTCAATGGGAATATCTCTGAACTATAAACCCACGTGACCGGGGCGATTCCAATCGAAAAGAAGGCCACGTACACATACGTCGCCACGATGCTCGAGACGAGAGCCCACAATAGTTGTTCCTTCGCATGCTCCACCATTGTCAAGCAAAACCCTAGTCCGGTTAGGGCGATGATGATCCCTCCTGAGCTCACCAGGAGCAATCTCCTCCTGCCAACTTTGTCAAGCAAAAATGTGGCTATTATTATGAATGTGGCCTTTGTGAGGCCAACCCCAACTGTGGCAAGCAAAAGCTTTTTCTTGGCGGTCACTCCGGCTTTCTTGAAAATCCGTGGGCTGTAGAGGATGACTGCTTCGATCCCCGTTGCATGCTCGAAGAAATGAATACCGACAGCAGCCAGCAAGATCCACCGTACTGAGGGCGAGGGCCTTACCAAGAGCTCTTTCCACACACCTTCGCCGCGAGAGTTCCTTGGAACCTCGACAACATCCTCCTTGCAATTCACATCGATCCCGGCTGCCATTTTTATGTCTTGGAATCGGGTTTCCACTTCTTGCTCTGAATTACAAACTAGGAGCAAGACCCTTTTCGCGTCGGCTAGCCGGCCTTGCAATACCAACCACCTCGGCGATTCAGGCATCTTAAGGATCCCAAATGCTAGGACGAGGGAAGGGATTGCCGCGACCCCTAGCATCATCCTCCACCCTAGCTTTAGAGTCAACTTCCCGAAAAAGTAATTCGATACATAACCGAGCAAGATCCCTAGGCTTATGCATACCTCCGGCAAAGAGCTTAAGAATCCTCGGTGCGTGGCCGAAGAGATCTCAGCAGAGTACACGGGCGCGACCATTAGGGCGAAGCCGACCCCAATGCCCGCGGTGCACCGCCCCGTCATCAAGATCGCGTAGGATGGCCCATAGCCCATCAAGACTGAACCAACTAAAAAGATGATGGAGGCGAGAACGATGGTGTAGCGGCGGCCGATGTAGTCCGACGTTCTTCCGGCGATGAGAGAGCCCACGACGGCACAAACATTGAGGATTCCAGCGAGTATTTCGACCTGCGTGTCGTTTATCTTGAGTTCCTCTTTTATGAAGATCATGGCCCCGCTCATAACCCCAGTGTCTAGAGTGAAATCGGAAAATCGAAGGAGAAATCAGTACGTGAAAGGACGACAAGAATTAATTTCAAGAACAGCACGGTCATACACACAATCCAGAAGAGGGTTCTGATTCAGACAAAACACATCCTTTTCATGggatatttcaaaattatttgagGCTGAAACAGTTCTTTCGTGCTACATGTTTAGATGCGATATGATTCCTCACCAAAACTTCACtgcaaagcaatcaaaaatttcTCTACTAGTTAAAAAGACACCACGACAAATTGTAAGAGGTTTTCTACGTACATAAGAGTTAAGTTCGATCACACGTTAGTAGGCGTTGATACTCAATAACAATCATTCGGAAGATGATATCAGGAATCCCGACAAACTTTTCCAAACAGAAGACTATGTCTGATGACGGTTTGAGGTTACGGCTCGCTTCGAGGACATGATTAGTACGTGAAAAATAAAGAGTGCACGGCCTGTACACGACATGAAAATTTCTGATTCCTCATTGAAGGAGAAGCAAACcagatatatatatagagagagagacaggacCATACCATATCCAAAGATGATGGAGATCACGGAGGCGACGACTGCGCAGGCGCAGGCATATCTGTTGAACCCGGAAAGCTTCTCGGCCTCTCCGCCATCGTCGCTCAACTTCTCCATGCTCATCACTACTCACTCACAAGTCACAATCTTCTGCTTACTTATGACTCTCGctggctgctgctgcttctctctcttctctctctctctccaacgaATACAAGCAAATATCCTTGAAAAAACACTCCTTTTTATAGCACAACGCCTCGGTCGGAAGGAATTCTAGAGGTGGATTTAACagtaaagaggtgaaaatagccCTGCCCCTTTTTTCCTCTGGACGAACCCACCATCAGAATCGAGAAAGGAAACAAATATCACGGAACTCATTAGAAAAATCTTTTCTCGCTCGGAGGATAATAGCCTCTCCCGGTCGAGGCGAAATCCTAGTCCGAGTTTTTGAATCGGCGGcaatttgccacgtcatcctcGGTGAATCTCTAATCTTTAGACACTCCCCCGGATGAGGACAGGgaatgctgacgtggacaacTTGACCTTTCGTCGCTCGCTCGCACTTCCGCCTCGGCCTCGTATCCCGCCCAGCTGACGTGGCACCTTTGACTTGATCGTTTTATTACTGGAATACCCCTCTTGTTACCCTCTGATTAATGGACAGCTAAGCGGTTGCTTCTCTGGGATGATATTCCCATTCCATCTTAATCCCAAATGATTAGTGGAGGTGCCGACCAAATCAGGGTGGTGCTTAATTACAGGACGGGGATATACTTGACAGCCTCAGTCTGGATCGTTAAGGTTGGGATTAGCGTCGGCTTACCAATTTACCCGATACCACGCATTAATTGAGGGTTTAAATACTTCGCTAGAGTACAACTATGATCTACGCAAGCGGTCTCGAAATGGAAATATCCACCCGTTTAAGGAATGAATTCACTttctaaaagtaaaatttgtcCTATGTCAATTCTTCTGTCAGGTTCTCAAACCAATCAGGGAAGTTCCAAAGGCCAAACAATTTAATCCCAAACTCTTTCTGGCGGAACCTTCCTAGTTTCTAGAGAAAAACAACGCTGTATTTTAAAatttaggttccgtttgttttgcgaataATGAATAATTGGGAAcgtattttccaaaaaataatggCTTTTGTTGCTTGAAATATTTAATCAACGTAAAATGTTTCGTTGTCAAgaacaatttatgcctaaatattttcattgatgacGAAAATGTTTATCGTTAATTGGCTTTTATAAGgtatacaagtgatcatttttaagaaaatattctcgaaatcattcatttttcgtgaaataaacaaaGTCTTAGATTGGCGCAATTAGCTTGAGCATCAAGAAATTTCAAGCTAAGAAACTGAAGGTTTTATGTCTAAATCTGACCAATTATCTCTAAACTTTAGAACCGTTAAACTCACGAACTTTGAAAAGTTCCAGATTAGCCCTCTAAACTTTCATGGTCCCAACTGCAAAACAAAGTGATTAATTTGGTGGAATCCTTTGACTCCTATCTTTGGGGCGGCGACCCTTCCCCATAATCTTGGTCCAAAACAATTAATTTGGTGACAACatttaaatgaaagaaaatttaatctCTAGTCTTGTGAAATAATTCTTTGATAATGGAAAGTAAAAAAGATTCGATAACATATGATTATCGGATGCAGAGTAGAGTATACTTATTTCAATATAGAGTTAGATTTGTTTACACCATTTTCATAAATTGCTCTTATCATGTCTATGCTTATCGTTACATTACTGATTAGCATTAGCAGCCAAAATGATCAACTTTTAGTTGTAATGGACAAGTGATGGGTTTAGTTGATAATGGCACAGTTTGGTCAATAACAAAAGTCATTGatggaaaaacgaaaaaaaacaattgacaaTTTGAACGGTATCGACACCTAGCCAAGGAATTTATCGACAATAAACATTAGTTGTCAATGAGAACCTTCACTGGGGACCATCGAAATGTAACTATGGAGTAGcaatatttttggatatgtaATTTCTTTTAGATAAGTGCTACTTGATGATAGGTAGATGCTGAGTGGTTATATTTAGTGCCTTTAGGGTTTTTGTAACTTCTTGTGGATAAGTGTTGTTGTAAAGTTATTTGTTTTGACAAATAGGATTAGGAAGttatacttttatatttaataacCATTTAAGCTACTCTTTGTAAAACCCTCAATCAATCACAGAACTCAACattctttacaatttttttttatgaattactTTTTTACAATTTAAATATATGGTTGTAATTGCCTCAAGTCTTCGTACACGtaaatttcttgtcatttgCTTTCCTGTCAAATTCAACAAAGGACCCTTCATATCCTTTGCCGATTCACACATCCATCCATATATATATTCGAAAGTTATTTCATCgtcaattcattttatttttgtactcCTGATTAGTCTCCTGGATATATCGAAAGGTATTTCGTCATTGAAACAGTTGCTTGCTGCTGTTGTTGTTTGTACATTTCAATGCACTGGAGAAGAGTCAAAAGGTGGCCTGATGTTCCATTTAAGCCATGCTTCAAGTGGACTTTGTGGCGGCTCAACAAGAGAAGATGGTAACCTCCATCAAATTGAAGGACCCATAGCCATAGGAGCATGGCCAATTTCAGAATCCGTGAGTGGTCCAAACGTCTCTGCCGTTTTGCCCAAATCCTACATAAAACGACAAGTCTAAGATAAAGAGGTCTGCTTGATGATGCAGAAACGTGACGTTTTAGTTTCCAAAGGCAGGTTTTAGCGCGTGGTGGTGGCGGCAGCGATACATACAGTAAATCTAGTATTGATGGGTATGCGTGAGGCTCATATCAATGgattgattttccaatttattaAAGATAAAGTTTAGACCAATTAAATGGAAAGTGAGAACTTAGTGGCCTGCCCCGACGATACTTTGTGATGTTTTGTACTCCAAAGGAAGGTATTGGAGTCCTAGCGCATGGTGGTGGTGGCTAATGAGTctatctagctaattttgatcagaaatcgctaacgtggacgtcggctGTTCTACGTAATACggccggtgctgacgtggataatttttaacaatatttttttttatttttttatttctcttttcctttttggatcaAAGGGTATGTTAAAATATATCTTGAGCTCGAGCCCTATGGACAAACCCCGACCTAAATTGAAATATGTATAAGCCGGCACGTTGATTTGATATTTCCACGGTAGTATGCTTTTGGATCATGAGCCGTGAAGGGAGTACACAGGAAAGGAAAGTTAGTGTGCTCGTGTTGCCGAGTGAGAAgcagaaataaaatataataaaatataagGGAAAGCTGGTTGGATTTTATTTCCTGATCCAAATCAGCGTGGACTTCTATCGTTGACCAACATGAGACTTCACTGGGCGGTGCATATATATAATCCAAAAGATATAGATTTGGGTGCAGAGTAAGTTTCGTATATGTCCTTCACTGCAAGTTGGATCACGTCAGTCCTTGAAGCGCCGTTTTATGAGCTGAGAGCTCGGCATGGTTTTCTTCTCCGTAGAAGTACACCAATAATTTTTGTGATCTAGTCAAAAAATTCTTACAATAAGAATTTGAGTATAAttcttttgcgagattgagagattatttagCTATGTACGTTATTGAAAGTAATTGTGGTTGGGAAACACCGATAATATTtaagtgactcgagtgtggtttgtaatctcgaTTAAATCGCTTGTTTTATAATGGAATTCGTTATTGTTCTCTCCgcggacgtaggtctctacgatcgaatTACGTAtatctggtgtccgatttattttcttgttctgtctatttattgttcaaTAGCTTATTTCGCGCAACAGGGTCGATGGGGTCGCCGgcccctaggcgagggccgtgaTGCCCTTGCCAACTGCGGACGAGGGGTCCCGATCCTTGCTAAGGCCGATGAGGGCGTCACAAGCCCTCGCGGGCCACATTaagagtggaaaaaaaaaatagaaagaaaagaaaatataattataaaatttgaatcATTTCATTCACGACCC contains:
- the LOC115740157 gene encoding probable polyol transporter 6, with the protein product MSMEKLSDDGGEAEKLSGFNRYACACAVVASVISIIFGYDTGVMSGAMIFIKEELKINDTQVEILAGILNVCAVVGSLIAGRTSDYIGRRYTIVLASIIFLVGSVLMGYGPSYAILMTGRCTAGIGVGFALMVAPVYSAEISSATHRGFLSSLPEVCISLGILLGYVSNYFFGKLTLKLGWRMMLGVAAIPSLVLAFGILKMPESPRWLVLQGRLADAKRVLLLVCNSEQEVETRFQDIKMAAGIDVNCKEDVVEVPRNSRGEGVWKELLVRPSPSVRWILLAAVGIHFFEHATGIEAVILYSPRIFKKAGVTAKKKLLLATVGVGLTKATFIIIATFLLDKVGRRRLLLVSSGGIIIALTGLGFCLTMVEHAKEQLLWALVSSIVATYVYVAFFSIGIAPVTWVYSSEIFPLKLRARGVSIGVAVNRLMNAAVSMSFLSISKAITIGGSFFMFACVSVLALGFFYFFLPETKGKSLEEIEMLFTRKNSKAMNKGIEIQPNNA